One genomic window of Serinus canaria isolate serCan28SL12 chromosome 4, serCan2020, whole genome shotgun sequence includes the following:
- the NEUROG2 gene encoding neurogenin-2: MLVKAEVLAPPAEDELLLLGLGSPAPSPSLPSSAEEEEEEEEEEEEELRAAPPARPVEAPGGRGLRRAEGKRRPGRSRGAPRAARTAETAQRIKRSRRLKANNRERNRMHNLNAALDALRDVLPTFPEDAKLTKIETLRFAHNYIWALTETLRLAGAARLGPDGAAAAAVPAEGSPSPASSWSGGAASPAPSASPYACTLSPASPAGSASDPEHWPGRFAPGPPPPPLPRRCL, from the coding sequence ATGCTGGTGAAGGCGGAGGTCCTGGCGCCGCCCGCCGAGGacgagctgctgctgctggggctgggctcgCCCGCCCCCTCGCCCTCGCTGCCGTCCAGcgccgaggaggaggaggaagaggaggaggaagaggaggaggagctgcgCGCCGCCCCGCCGGCTCGCCCCGTCGAGGCTCCGGGCGGCCGCGGGTTGCGGCGGGCGGAGGGGAAGCGGCGGCCGGGGCGGTCCCGCGGCGCCCCGCGGGCGGCGCGCACGGCGGAGACGGCGCAGCGCATCAAGCGGAGCCGGCGGCTCAAGGCCAACAACCGCGAGCGCAACCGGATGCACAACCTGAACGCGGCGCTGGACGCCCTCCGCGACGTGCTGCCCACCTTCCCCGAGGACGCCAAGCTCACCAAGATCGAGACGCTCCGCTTCGCCCACAACTACATCTGGGCGCTCACCGAGACCCTGCGGCTGGCCGGGGCGGCGCGGCTCGGCCCCGAcggggcggcggcagcggcggtgCCCGCCGAGGGCAGCCCCTCGCCCGCCTCCTCCTGGAGCGGCGGCGCCGCCAGCCCCGCGCCCTCCGCCTCCCCGTACGCCTGCACTTTATCGCCCGCCAGCCCCGCGGGCTCCGCCTCGGATCCCGAGCACTGGCCCGGCCGCTTcgccccggggccgccgccgccgccgctgccccgccGCTGCCTCTAG